Proteins encoded within one genomic window of Macaca thibetana thibetana isolate TM-01 chromosome 3, ASM2454274v1, whole genome shotgun sequence:
- the LOC126951726 gene encoding keratin-associated protein 13-1-like, translating into MSYNYSSGNFSSRSSGGYLRYPGYSCGYSYHSNLVCSTDLCSPSTCQLGSSPYKSFQEICSDTPSCHMSCVESSPCQTSCYSPRISLLCSPCQSTYSGSLGFGSSSCRSLGYGSRSCYSVGCGSSDFRSAGYGGCGFSSLGYGSGFCHPTYVLSRMFQSSDYRPTCGFGFYRSTC; encoded by the coding sequence ATGTCCTACAACTACAGCTCTGGAAACTTCTCCTCCCGCTCCTCTGGGGGCTACCTGCGCTACCCAGGCTACTCCTGTGGCTATTCATACCACAGCAACCTGGTCTGCAGCACTGACCTCTGCTCTCCCAGCACCTGCCAGCTGGGTTCCTCTCCCTATAAGAGCTTTCAGGAGATCTGCTCGGACACCCCTAGCTGCCACATGTCCTGTGTGGAGTCCAGCCCCTGCCAGACCTCCTGCTACAGCCCCAGAATCTCCTTACTCTGCAGTCCCTGCCAGTCGACTTACTCTGGATCGCTAGGCTTTGGATCCAGCAGCTGCCGCTCCCTGGGCTATGGATCGAGGAGCTGCTACTCAGTGGGCTGTGGATCCAGTGACTTCAGATCCGCAGGTTATGGAGGCTGTGGCTTCTCTTCCCTGGGCTATGGATCTGGATTCTGCCACCCAACATATGTTCTCTCTAGGATGTTCCAATCTTCTGATTACAGACCAACTTGTGGATTTGGCTTCTACCGATCAACTTGCTAA
- the LOC126951698 gene encoding keratin-associated protein 13-2 encodes MSYNCCSGNFSSRSFGGYLRYPASSCGFSYPTNLVSGTDLCSPSTCQLGSSLYRGRQETCWEPTSCETSFVESSPCQTSCYRPRTSLLCSPCQTTYSGSLGFGSSSCRSLGYGSRSCYSVGCGSSGFRSLGYGGCGFPPLGYGSGFCHPTYLASRSCQSPCYRPAYGSIFCRSTC; translated from the coding sequence ATGTCCTACAACTGCTGCTCTGGAAACTTCTCCTCCCGCTCCTTTGGCGGCTACCTGCGCTACCCAGCCTCCTCCTGTGGCTTTTCCTATCCCACCAACCTGGTCTCCGGCACTGACCTCTGCTCTCCCAGCACCTGCCAGCTGGGTTCCTCTCTCTACAGGGGCCGTCAGGAGACCTGCTGGGAGCCCACCAGCTGCGAGACGTCCTTTGTGGAGTCCAGCCCCTGCCAGACCTCCTGCTACCGCCCCAGAACCTCCTTGCTCTGCAGTCCCTGCCAGACGACTTACTCTGGGTCTCTAGGCTTTGGATCCAGCAGCTGCCGCTCCCTGGGCTATGGATCGAGGAGCTGCTACTCAGTGGGCTGTGGGTCCAGTGGCTTCAGATCCCTGGGTTATGGAGGCTGTGGCTTCCCTCCCCTAGGCTATGGCTCTGGATTCTGCCACCCAACCTACTTGGCTTCTAGGAGCTGCCAGTCTCCTTGTTACAGACCAGCCTATGGATCAATCTTCTGTAGATCAACTTGCTGA